Within Bacillus sp. FJAT-45350, the genomic segment TGTTTGTCGTTCCTATTAGACTATTTCTTAGCAGTAAATATGCTAACTGTTGTATCCTTGCTAGCACTTGTCCTCCCTTTTATTTGGGCAATGATAACAAAGGTAATAAGGTCGTATATACATGATGTAGCAGACCAAGTTCAACATTCATTTATAAGACTAAAAAACGAATTGGCTGTTTTTATTAGTGCGGGATTTTTTGGAATGGCTCTATCACAAACAGAAATTGGTTCAATTATTTCAAGTATTCTATTTCAAGCGTCGTTTGGCTCTATTTATTTATTAAGTATTTTTATTGTCGTTTTATCAATATTGCTAGCCCAAATAGGGATTCATCCGGTTATTATCGTTATTGGAATCGGAAGTGCTCTGTCTCCAGTGAAGTTTGGAGTTAGTCCTGAATATATGGCATTAATTCTTCTAGTTGCTTGGACTACTGCAACACAAATGTCACCATTCTCAGGTCAGGTCCTGATGGCATCACGTCTTATGAACCAATCGCCAACAGCACTGATTAAGCAAAATTATAGCTTTGCACTCCTACTAGCAGGTCTATTAACGACAGTAATTTACTTACTGCTTTTACTTGGGTGGATATAATCAAGAAAGCATTATGCTTTCTTGGGATTTATTATTATTTATCTCCCATGGACTAACATTGTGCTTCCTAATATTACTTAATCTCATTAAAAAAGGATGGAATTAGAGTTAAAAATAAGACGACTTATATTCCATTAAAATAGAATATAAGTCGTCTTTGCATATTATATTTTTTATATATTTATGTTCTAATCTCCACAACAATGTACTTACTTTTTACCATTAATATTTAAAATCCTACTGTATCCAGGCATTAACAAGTTCTCGATTTTCTTCTAGCCACAGTCTTGCTCCTTCTTCTCCATCTCCTGTATCTTTAATAACCGCCATTAAGTTACCAAGAGATGCGTCATCCATAAACCAGTTGTTCATCCACTGAACTACTTCTGGATAGTCCTCAGTAAAGCCTGTTCTTGTCATATAATAAATATCGTCTGGTTCTCCGTATACATTTTTCGGGTCTTCTAAATACTTCAAGTCATATTCAGAAAAAGCCCAATGGGGACTCCATAAAGTAACTACAATGGGATCCTCCCTATTGTAATGAGTCGATAATTCAGCCATCATTGCGGGGTCAGAACTAGTAATCAAATCTAAGTCTAGTCCATATTCATTGACAGCGTTTTTAGTCATTTCAGTTAAACTAGCCCCAGGGTCAATTCCAACAATTCTGCCTTTTAAATCTTCTTTTATTTCATTTAGTTCATCAATACTGTCTATATCCATATAACTAGGAACTACTAATCCAAGCCCCGTTTTCTCATACCATATATCATGCATTTCTACATTGTCCCCATAGCGTTCCATATATGAGTGGTCTGTATTTGGTAACCATACTTCAGGAGCAATGTCTAGTTCTCCTCTTGATACACCAAGCCAAACAGGCGCCTTATCCATTGCCCGTATCTCAACATCATATCCTTGTTCCTCTAATAAAATCTCCCACATATGAGAAACAGCAATATTCTCTGCCCAATTGTTTCTTCCTATAACTATTTGCCCTTTATCGTCAGCACCATCTGTTGTGTCATCTTGTCCATTACAGGCTCCTATTACAGCTGATATGAGAACAATAATAACGATAAATAGCAAGCGTAAATTCTTCATGAGTACACCTCTTTACTATATTAGTATTCTAAGCTAATCCTCCCCTAAATTTTCATTTTCTATTCTTAATAACGATGCAATTCCACTTAAATTAAAAACCGAAAAAAATTACTTGAAATTTCTCTAATTTCCTCAAACAAGGAGACGATCCATTAGACTACTATTGAAGATAATTAACAAATAATTCTGGAAAACTGCATAAAAATTCAAATGAAGAGGCTGGAACAAAAGGTCCGCTTGACCTTTTGTTCCAGCCTCGAAGCAATGCAGAGTGGCTACATATTTTAAAAGGATTGAAAGGAGGAAGCAACTGAAAAAGTCCAATCTAGACGATTCGAGAAGTGGCAACGGCTACGCGCATTAACTTAAAGGCGCGTAGCGAACCGAACCATTGCACCCTCTATTGAAGACTTGTATTCCAACCTATTGCAAAACATCAATCATTTAATTTCACAAATCTGTAAACTTTTCAGTTTCCTCCAAATAGGGTCCATCCTTTTTATCGTTAAAATTTATGCAACACTTTTTGTCTCTTTATTCTGTTTCATTCTCTGCTCAAGCATACCGGTTGTTAAGTAAACCCCGATAAAAACGAGTATTCCACCAAGGATTTGTTCTAACGTAATTCTATCTCCTAGAGCTAAGCTAATAACTGCTGTGAAGACAGGAATTAAATTAAGGAAGATACCAGCTTGGCTTGCTCCAATCTCTCGGACTGAAATATTCCAGAAAATAAAGGAACCAACTGATGAAAAGATGACCATATACAAAATTCCTGTAAAAGCAAGGCTGCTAAGCGATGATAGGTCAATAGGCTGTGTAAGAGCAAATGGCGCTAAAAGGATCATACCAAACAATGTAGATACAGCTGTTGCTGTAATGGGTGGGATTTTGACTCGTCTTCCAATTATAGAATAAAGCGTCCAAATGATTACAGCTCCAATCATCAGAAGATCACCAGTATTGTAGCTTGCGTGAAAGACATTCCATATTTTACCTTCAGTTAAAATGAGTAATGCCCCAGCTAAAGATGTTAAGAAGCCAATCCCTTGAACTCTTGTTAATTTCTCTCTGAGAAGGAATACGGAAAATAAGACAATAACCCCTGGATTTAATGCACTTACTAACGCTGCATTTGTAGCAGACGTAAAGCTAAGTGCCGAATAAAGGATTAAATTATACCCGATTGTCCCTAGAATTCCCATTATAAGAAGGAGATGCCATGACTTCTTAATTGCTTGCAATTTGGGTTTCTCTAATAGGTAAGCAATCGGAAACAAAATAAATAAGGCTAATACCCATCTAGAAAACGTAATCCATACTGGTGACATTTCTGTCACGACATATGAACCAAAAACATAATTACCTGCCCAAAACAAATTACATAAAATTAATAAAGTCCAAACTTTATACTTCTTCATAAATGTGTGAGCCTTTCTTGAATAGTTAGTATATTCTAATAGCTTACTTGATTACTATAACTTAGTTCAAGTATTTTCTTTCATTAAGAAAACCACTATTATTGAAAAAGGGAAAAAACCGTCCTATGTATATAGCCCGGTGTGTATGTATTCGAATAAAATAGTTTCCTCACCAAATGAATATAGGCGAAACGAACAAGTATATTCTTCATATTCTATAGGAATAAGGAGGTATGTAAGATGTTTTACTATTTTAGATATCCTTTTCCCTGGGTACAAAGACAGCCTGTATTCTTTCCAGCACAATTTAAGGTAAATACATTCGATCCTTATAAAGTGGAACTACCTTCGTTTCATACTGTTTCTGATAAATCGATTTACTGCAAAAAGCAATGTGCCTCCTTTGGCCTTGTACCAGGTACAGTAGTATGGCTAAACTGTATAAATGGTTGCAATTCGTATCTTGGTTCTTTATTAGACGATCCCCAGTTTATTGAAGACATGGAGTGAGGTTATTTACTTTGTGTAAACATACTTACACCAACAACAGACATAATCCCGCCTAGGATCATACCCCCATATGCCATAATTGGGTTATATGCAGTATTTGGCTCCTCTGCTAAAGAGTATTCATTATAACCAGTTATAAAACAAAGTCCACCAAGGACAACTAAAGCGATTGCCATATATTTATCTCTCAAAACATGATACCTCCATTTCACAAATGAACTAATACTATCTGTTTGGATACAAATAGAGTGAGTTCCTATCAAAAAATAAAAACAACTGAAGTTTAAGAGAGGGGATTCAGTTTCTATCCATTTTCATGTTTTTCTAGATTCTGTTTCCTCTGCTTCGTTTTTGTATTATCGACGACTACTTTGAGTTTTGGACGAGAATTCTTTCTCTTTACCACTTCTACTATAGCAAAGATTAAGACAGCACCACCTACAAATATAAGCTCTTCTATTGTTACCCCAAGGATAGCCCTCCTTATGACGTATAAAATTTATTGAAAACGCTTACATGAATAATACCAGTTGTGGATTAAATTAACAACTATAAACTGAATTTTCTAATTATTAAATCAAAAAAGATATCTCGAATTTTAGTTTAATCGAGATATCTTTTAGTTTACATAATATTATTATGTGGTATTTTACTTACTCTCTTTCTTCCTGCTTTTCCCTTGCTGTTTTTCAATCGCAACATTACGTTCTCCGCCGTCAGCAAGTTCTTCTGCAAATTCCTTACTTACCTCATTTTCTCCTAATGCTAATTCGACTGGTTTTCCACGTCTTTTATGATGTGGCATATCTATCCCTCCAAATTATCTTTTTTATCTACCTGACTGTATTCGTTTAAATATTTGTTTTCTCCTGGTGCAAATGATACGTTTTGTAGACTGCAATCGTCCTTCTCTTGAAGAAGGATTTCTTCGTAGTTTTTAGTTTCCTCGTCCTTACTCATAGTTACCCTTTCGATCCTGGTCCTGTTTTCGGACGGTTGTGGTTACTACGACGATATTGCTCCTCTACATCAGGAAGGCTTTCAGTCGGTGTCATATTATTAGTGGACGCTGCATTTTTTTGAGAATGTCTTTTACGCATGGAAAATAACCTCCTTTGGTTGAACTACGTATAGTTTGCTGGTGTTCAGATAAAAATAATCACGGTAATAATTACATAAAGATTAAGTGAACAGGAGTGATGAATATGGCAAATAAATCATCTCGTAAGAAACAAATTGAAAGTATTCAAACAGAAACGAATAGTTCTTCTGTTATTAATGACGTGATATCAAATGAATTTGAGCAATATCCTGGACAAAACGAACAAGTTACAGAAGAGGATATTCTACTTTCTTCATTTGAAAAAGATATCGTTCATCATACTGTTGATGGTAAGACATGGAATTCAATAAGTAAAAAAGAACAAAAACCGTAAAGCGGTCTTTTTTAAAAGCAATGTGCGGAGCCACTACCTGTTTTAAAGTATAGTGTGAAGTGGGTTTCTTGGCGCTATACGCGTAGTGCGTGGAGCCATTGCCCTTCTTTGAATAAGCTTTCAATTATCCATAGCTTAAGTATTCTTTAAATTCCATAAAAGAAGCTGGTACAAAAGGTCTGTTTTTGACCTTTTGTACCAGCTTTAATTTAACTAAACCTCTAAAAATTGTGTGAAACCTAAAATGAATAACACCCAAATCCCAATTAACATATGAGAAACACAAACACCAATCAGTGATTTTTGTCTGGAGTACATCCAACCCCAGAATAAACCAGGTATAAATGCAGCTAGTGCAAAAAGAGTCCCTATATGTGAATGTGCCATAGCGAATAATAGATTCGATAGAATGATAGAAAGAAACAGTTTTCCTTTTTTATTTGGGAGAAACTGATAAAATGCGGATTGTAAGCCTGCTCTGGCTATGAACTCTTGTACGATAGAAAAAATGAGGTACACAATAATAGTGAATATAAATAGTGAATACGTGAACTCTACACCAGAAAATGCAGCTGTAAGGTTAAATAATGGAATCTCTGAAAATTCTGGTATAAACGTAATGAGAGCCCATTTTAATAGGAAGAAAAATAGAAGTACAGGAATCGTTAACATGACTCCATCCTTCAAGCTCTGACGCCATCCTTTCAACGTTAAACCAAATAAATCAAGAGGATAGCCACTTTTTTTCATTATATTAAAAGTAACATAAGCAAACAATAAAATAAGTGCGATATCTACATAGGTTGAAACACCAAAGTAGTCTACAAATTGAGTGAGAGATACTAGTAATAGCGTATAGATAGATAAGATAAATAAGAGATTAGAAGATAAAATTCCTAGTGCTTTATACTTTTTCTGTTCTTTTTCAATTGCTTTCTTTTGTATGTTAGACTTTGTGTTTATATCCTTAACAACTTTTGTTAATAGTTTTATATGGAGATGTTGATAGGCATGTCCATTAATCATTTGGCTTGTATCTATTTTAAGTACCATCATGGCTGTATTTGCTTTTACAGTATAATAACTCTTCTCTTGAGTAATTGACGCTTCTCCTATAAGGTCCCCACTCTTTTTTTCTGATATATGTTCGTTTTCTTTATACAAACCTACGGAACCAGATATAATTAAATAAAGAAAATTTGATTGTTCCTCTTCAATGACAATGATGTCATTCTTATTAAAAAATTCTTTACTTGAAATAAATTTTAACTGTTCATACTCCTGCTTTGAAAATATAGTTGTAAATTGGTTTTCATTTATCTCTTGCACATGTAACGCAGTATTTGCCATAACTTCTCCTCACTAACGCACATATTATTATTTCATTATACTTTATTCTTGTGTGACGATGTAGTAATGTGAGGACAGTAAATATTAGAAGTGTAGTTGAATATTTCATTCTTATTTTCTTCAATTCGAGGGAAAAGTATTGATAAAGCGAGGTGGATCTAATGTCAACTAACGAAGAAAGAGACCATATTACAATAGAAGATGAACAAGGTATTGAAAGAGATTATTCTGTTGAAGCCCTATTTGATATGGAAGATGAGTCCTATGCATTGTTATCCTCTAGTGAAGAAATGCTTGTTATGCGTGTTGAGGAAGAGGAAGGGCAACAGTATCTTATTGGCATTACAGATTCTGATGAGCGAGATGCAATTCTTGATGCGTATGCTTTAGCTGTTGAAGCCCAACCTGAAAATGTACATCCTTATCAACATTAGATAACAAGGTTGTCCCTAGAAATTATATTGTAGGGACAACTCCTGTTAGCTTACTCCAATAGGATTGAGATGATAGCATCCTCTATTTCTTTCCCTTTTTCAGTTTCAATTACATTATTTACGATAATTGAAAAAATTAACTCTTCCTTCTCACAATCAACAAAACCAGATAGTGAGGATACGGTAGAGATTGTTCCAGTTTTAGCTAAGACTTTTCCAATCACATTTGGGGAGGTCATTCGATGTCGTAACGTGCCTCCAACAAGTTCTTCCTCTTCACCGGATACAGGGAGCGAGTTTTTGTATGTCTCAAACCATCCTCTTTCTTG encodes:
- a CDS encoding glycine betaine ABC transporter substrate-binding protein; translated protein: MKNLRLLFIVIIVLISAVIGACNGQDDTTDGADDKGQIVIGRNNWAENIAVSHMWEILLEEQGYDVEIRAMDKAPVWLGVSRGELDIAPEVWLPNTDHSYMERYGDNVEMHDIWYEKTGLGLVVPSYMDIDSIDELNEIKEDLKGRIVGIDPGASLTEMTKNAVNEYGLDLDLITSSDPAMMAELSTHYNREDPIVVTLWSPHWAFSEYDLKYLEDPKNVYGEPDDIYYMTRTGFTEDYPEVVQWMNNWFMDDASLGNLMAVIKDTGDGEEGARLWLEENRELVNAWIQ
- a CDS encoding DMT family transporter, which translates into the protein MKKYKVWTLLILCNLFWAGNYVFGSYVVTEMSPVWITFSRWVLALFILFPIAYLLEKPKLQAIKKSWHLLLIMGILGTIGYNLILYSALSFTSATNAALVSALNPGVIVLFSVFLLREKLTRVQGIGFLTSLAGALLILTEGKIWNVFHASYNTGDLLMIGAVIIWTLYSIIGRRVKIPPITATAVSTLFGMILLAPFALTQPIDLSSLSSLAFTGILYMVIFSSVGSFIFWNISVREIGASQAGIFLNLIPVFTAVISLALGDRITLEQILGGILVFIGVYLTTGMLEQRMKQNKETKSVA
- a CDS encoding CPBP family glutamic-type intramembrane protease; the protein is MANTALHVQEINENQFTTIFSKQEYEQLKFISSKEFFNKNDIIVIEEEQSNFLYLIISGSVGLYKENEHISEKKSGDLIGEASITQEKSYYTVKANTAMMVLKIDTSQMINGHAYQHLHIKLLTKVVKDINTKSNIQKKAIEKEQKKYKALGILSSNLLFILSIYTLLLVSLTQFVDYFGVSTYVDIALILLFAYVTFNIMKKSGYPLDLFGLTLKGWRQSLKDGVMLTIPVLLFFFLLKWALITFIPEFSEIPLFNLTAAFSGVEFTYSLFIFTIIVYLIFSIVQEFIARAGLQSAFYQFLPNKKGKLFLSIILSNLLFAMAHSHIGTLFALAAFIPGLFWGWMYSRQKSLIGVCVSHMLIGIWVLFILGFTQFLEV
- a CDS encoding DUF1292 domain-containing protein codes for the protein MSTNEERDHITIEDEQGIERDYSVEALFDMEDESYALLSSSEEMLVMRVEEEEGQQYLIGITDSDERDAILDAYALAVEAQPENVHPYQH